The Nitrospira tepida genome includes a window with the following:
- a CDS encoding YciI family protein, whose product MRFMIIVKATKESEAGVMPSTKLLAEMGKFNEELVKAGVMLAGEGLQPSSKGARVKFSGSTRTVIDGPFTETKELIAGYWLWQCKSKEEAIEWVKRCPNPHEGESEIEIRQVFEAEDFGAEFTPELREQEERIRAQAEQIQRTIKN is encoded by the coding sequence ATGCGATTCATGATCATCGTCAAGGCCACCAAGGAGTCGGAAGCGGGCGTGATGCCGAGCACGAAACTTTTAGCCGAAATGGGCAAATTCAACGAAGAGCTGGTGAAGGCCGGCGTGATGCTGGCGGGGGAGGGACTTCAGCCCAGTTCGAAGGGCGCGCGCGTCAAGTTCTCCGGAAGCACGCGGACGGTGATCGACGGGCCCTTTACCGAAACGAAAGAGCTGATCGCCGGCTACTGGCTGTGGCAGTGCAAGTCGAAGGAAGAGGCGATCGAGTGGGTCAAGCGCTGCCCGAATCCCCATGAAGGCGAATCGGAGATCGAGATTCGCCAGGTGTTCGAGGCGGAAGACTTCGGCGCCGAGTTTACGCCGGAACTCAGGGAACAGGAGGAGCGGATACGCGCGCAAGCCGAGCAGATTCAGCGAACGATAAAGAACTAG
- a CDS encoding helix-turn-helix transcriptional regulator — MRRADRLFQIVQYLRSRPLTTAEWLAARLDVSKRTVYRDINDLIRSGTPIEGEAGVGYVLRRKLDLPPLMFDRTELTTIELGLRFVYANTEAPLSSAAISAMAKIRSVLPGTVAADMSKSPVYVPRRERAREPHLNSVISAANDKRRVQLDYKDAENRETRRVVWPLGVFFWGSTWTMLAWCELRRDFRSFRLDRMSGLQILDTCFQDVPGKRLIDYLRWLEATHAVPLSEFDPEG; from the coding sequence ATGCGACGGGCAGACCGGCTGTTTCAGATCGTGCAGTACCTGCGCTCGCGGCCGCTGACCACGGCGGAGTGGCTGGCAGCCAGGCTGGACGTTTCCAAGCGGACGGTCTATCGAGATATCAATGATCTCATTCGGTCCGGCACGCCGATCGAAGGAGAGGCAGGCGTCGGTTATGTGCTGCGGCGTAAACTCGATCTCCCGCCATTGATGTTCGATCGCACGGAATTGACCACTATTGAGCTGGGGCTCCGCTTTGTGTACGCCAACACCGAGGCGCCGCTCTCTTCCGCCGCGATCTCTGCGATGGCCAAAATCCGGAGTGTCTTGCCCGGCACCGTTGCCGCGGACATGTCGAAGAGTCCTGTCTATGTGCCTCGGCGTGAGCGAGCCCGCGAGCCGCATCTCAACAGCGTCATTTCGGCCGCCAACGACAAGCGTCGCGTGCAGCTTGACTACAAGGATGCCGAGAACAGGGAAACGAGGCGTGTGGTGTGGCCGCTCGGGGTCTTCTTCTGGGGGAGCACTTGGACGATGTTGGCTTGGTGCGAACTGCGTCGCGACTTTCGCAGTTTTCGCCTGGACCGCATGAGCGGGCTACAGATCCTCGACACATGCTTTCAGGATGTGCCGGGCAAGCGCCTGATCGACTATTTGCGATGGCTCGAGGCTACCCATGCGGTACCGCTCTCCGAGTTCGATCCGGAGGGCTAA
- a CDS encoding WD40/YVTN/BNR-like repeat-containing protein → MSQIRLLVGTRKGAFILTSDGTRKRWDVNGPLFGGWELYHLKGSPADPNRLYASQTSSWFGQVIQRSDDGGKTWNAPGTKPEDLMGPDGMPKGESNMFVYDASPETGRPLTTHQWYDGTQKPWEFKRVWHLEPSLNDPDTVYAGVEDAALFRSTDGGRSWHELAGLREAKGHLWQPGAGGMCLHTILLDRRNPQRIFIAISAAGAFRSDDGGKTWRPANRGLKSQYELPDPDAEVGHCVHRIAMHPSRPNVLFMQKHWDVLRSDDAGESWHEISGNLPSDFGFPIAVHAHEPNTVYVVPIKSDSEHYPPEGKLRVYRSRTGGNEWEPLTKGLPQQDCYVNILRDAMDVDELDPCGLYFGTTGGQVYASADAGDSWAPIVRDLPAVLSVEAQTLS, encoded by the coding sequence ATGAGCCAGATACGGCTGCTCGTCGGGACACGCAAAGGGGCGTTCATTTTGACCTCGGACGGGACGCGCAAGCGCTGGGACGTCAACGGGCCGTTGTTTGGAGGCTGGGAGCTCTACCATCTCAAGGGATCGCCCGCGGATCCGAACCGGCTCTATGCCTCGCAGACGAGCAGTTGGTTCGGGCAGGTCATTCAGCGCTCGGATGACGGCGGAAAAACCTGGAACGCCCCCGGAACCAAGCCTGAAGATCTCATGGGGCCGGATGGGATGCCGAAGGGCGAGAGCAATATGTTTGTCTACGATGCGTCCCCCGAGACCGGCAGGCCGCTCACCACGCACCAGTGGTACGACGGCACGCAAAAGCCCTGGGAGTTCAAGCGGGTCTGGCACCTCGAACCATCACTGAACGATCCGGACACGGTCTATGCCGGCGTGGAAGATGCCGCGTTATTCCGTTCGACCGACGGCGGGCGGTCGTGGCACGAGTTGGCGGGACTGCGCGAAGCGAAGGGGCATCTCTGGCAGCCGGGCGCCGGCGGGATGTGTCTGCACACGATCCTGTTGGACCGGAGGAATCCGCAGCGGATCTTCATCGCCATCTCCGCCGCCGGCGCGTTCCGGAGCGATGACGGCGGCAAGACCTGGCGGCCGGCGAACCGCGGCCTGAAGTCTCAGTATGAGCTGCCCGATCCGGATGCGGAAGTCGGCCATTGCGTGCACCGCATCGCCATGCACCCGTCCCGTCCGAACGTGCTGTTCATGCAGAAACACTGGGACGTGCTCCGCAGCGACGATGCCGGCGAGTCGTGGCACGAAATCAGCGGGAACCTGCCGAGCGACTTCGGGTTCCCGATTGCCGTGCATGCCCATGAGCCGAACACGGTCTATGTGGTCCCGATCAAGAGCGACTCGGAACATTATCCGCCCGAGGGCAAGTTGCGGGTGTACCGCAGCCGGACCGGTGGGAACGAGTGGGAACCGCTGACGAAGGGGCTGCCGCAACAGGATTGTTACGTCAATATCCTGCGCGATGCGATGGACGTCGACGAGCTGGATCCCTGCGGCCTGTATTTCGGCACGACCGGCGGGCAAGTGTATGCCTCGGCCGATGCCGGCGACAGTTGGGCGCCGATCGTCCGGGATCTGCCGGCGGTGTTGTCGGTCGAAGCGCAGACGCTGTCATAA
- a CDS encoding YciI family protein, with the protein MKYLLLVHHDEEAFGKIPEATRQGMLAESIQLCHQLDDKGQYVHASPLHPTTTGVKVQVREGKRFTTDGPFAETHEQIAGYFLITAKDLSEAIEIAGRIPGARIGTVEVRQVREVAGLPGEGS; encoded by the coding sequence ATGAAATACCTGCTGCTGGTTCATCACGACGAAGAAGCGTTCGGTAAGATTCCAGAGGCCACGCGGCAGGGCATGTTGGCGGAGTCGATTCAGCTCTGTCACCAGCTCGACGACAAGGGACAATATGTCCATGCGTCGCCGCTGCATCCGACGACAACGGGAGTCAAAGTGCAGGTTCGAGAGGGCAAACGGTTTACCACCGATGGACCGTTCGCGGAGACGCACGAGCAGATTGCCGGGTATTTCCTCATTACCGCCAAGGATCTTAGCGAAGCCATCGAGATCGCGGGTCGGATTCCCGGCGCGCGCATCGGAACGGTCGAAGTCCGGCAGGTGAGAGAGGTCGCGGGGTTGCCGGGCGAGGGATCGTGA
- a CDS encoding MoaD/ThiS family protein: MIRVVLPQHLRTLARVNGEVGLDIDGPVTQRSILDALEARYPMLRGTVRDHVTHKRRPFVRFFACEQDVSHESPDTPLPEAVATGAEPFLIVGAMAGG; the protein is encoded by the coding sequence ATGATTCGCGTGGTGCTGCCGCAACATCTGCGCACGCTTGCCCGCGTGAACGGCGAGGTCGGGTTGGATATTGATGGACCGGTCACGCAGCGCTCGATCCTTGACGCGCTCGAAGCCCGCTATCCCATGTTGCGGGGGACGGTCCGCGACCATGTCACGCACAAGCGCCGGCCGTTCGTGAGATTTTTCGCCTGCGAGCAGGATGTCTCCCATGAATCGCCGGATACTCCTCTTCCCGAGGCGGTCGCGACGGGGGCCGAGCCGTTCCTGATCGTCGGGGCCATGGCCGGCGGATAA
- a CDS encoding response regulator, with the protein MSILLVDDSPDARLLIQSMLREAGYRDVLAVRSAEEAFAKLGLASSAAKASAIDLILMDIAMPEVDGIEACRRIKGSSQLQDVPILMVTVRDKTSFLPKAFEAGATDYICKPVDRVELVARVRLALRLKEEIDARKAWERDLTKTVEDMNRTIETLTMLCKLLHVCPTCKTLHSNPASLPRLEGYLLANPDLTFSQALCAACGAKPH; encoded by the coding sequence ATGAGCATACTCCTCGTTGACGACTCACCGGATGCGCGACTGCTCATTCAAAGCATGCTCAGGGAGGCCGGCTATCGAGACGTCCTGGCCGTACGCTCCGCCGAGGAAGCGTTCGCCAAACTCGGCCTTGCGTCATCTGCCGCGAAGGCGTCCGCAATTGATCTGATTCTCATGGATATCGCCATGCCGGAAGTGGACGGCATCGAAGCCTGCCGCCGCATCAAGGGCAGTTCACAGCTCCAGGACGTTCCGATCTTGATGGTCACGGTGAGAGACAAGACGAGCTTCCTCCCGAAGGCCTTTGAGGCGGGCGCGACCGACTATATCTGCAAACCGGTGGACCGCGTCGAGTTGGTGGCGCGAGTCAGACTCGCGCTGCGGCTGAAAGAGGAGATCGATGCCCGCAAGGCATGGGAACGGGACCTCACCAAGACGGTCGAAGACATGAACCGGACCATCGAGACACTCACCATGCTGTGTAAACTCCTCCACGTCTGTCCGACTTGCAAGACACTCCACAGCAACCCCGCCTCCCTCCCAAGACTGGAGGGCTATCTCCTCGCCAACCCGGACCTCACGTTCAGCCAGGCCCTCTGTGCCGCCTGCGGCGCAAAGCCCCACTAA
- a CDS encoding YciI family protein encodes MRKVLSEERCRLCGCSFDKSVYRRIAIEGGTMSTSTPQADFLLLFRGTDWERRLSPEQFEQFVSDWSHWFERLKQEGRCTGGHPLHLEGKLVSGKHGRIVTDGPFTESKEAIGGYFYLRVANIDEAVEIAKQCPGLEYGCVVEVRPVAERCTDRRRASEQATSRDLLAHTAG; translated from the coding sequence ATGCGCAAGGTTTTGAGTGAGGAACGATGTCGATTGTGCGGCTGCTCTTTCGACAAGTCGGTGTATCGACGAATTGCTATAGAGGGAGGAACTATGAGCACGTCAACGCCTCAAGCCGATTTTCTATTGCTCTTTCGCGGCACGGATTGGGAAAGGCGTCTGTCGCCGGAACAATTTGAGCAGTTCGTGTCCGACTGGAGTCATTGGTTCGAGCGCCTGAAGCAGGAGGGCAGGTGCACAGGCGGGCATCCATTGCATCTTGAGGGCAAGCTCGTTTCCGGCAAGCATGGCCGAATCGTCACCGACGGTCCGTTCACTGAATCCAAGGAAGCCATTGGCGGCTACTTTTATCTTCGGGTCGCCAATATCGATGAGGCGGTGGAAATCGCCAAACAGTGTCCTGGACTCGAATACGGCTGCGTCGTGGAAGTCCGGCCCGTGGCCGAGAGGTGCACGGACAGAAGGCGCGCATCGGAACAGGCGACGAGCCGCGATCTGCTCGCTCACACGGCGGGGTAA
- a CDS encoding YciI family protein, whose protein sequence is MKYLLLIYGDELALSETERQDCYAESMQLARDLHSNGQYLGANPLHPTAMATTVRVRDGKRLVTDGPFAETREQLGGYFLIEAKDLDEAIAVAARIPMARKGTVEVRPVIEIPGLPADARQP, encoded by the coding sequence ATGAAATACCTGTTGTTGATTTACGGCGACGAGCTGGCGTTGAGCGAGACCGAGCGGCAGGACTGTTACGCGGAATCCATGCAGCTCGCGCGGGATCTTCACTCGAACGGACAATATCTGGGCGCGAACCCGTTGCATCCCACCGCGATGGCGACCACCGTTCGGGTGCGCGACGGCAAACGGCTCGTGACCGACGGTCCGTTCGCGGAGACGCGCGAACAACTCGGCGGCTATTTCCTCATCGAGGCCAAGGATCTCGACGAGGCGATCGCTGTCGCCGCGCGGATTCCCATGGCGCGCAAGGGGACGGTCGAGGTCAGGCCGGTCATCGAGATCCCGGGGCTGCCCGCCGACGCGAGACAACCATGA
- a CDS encoding YciI family protein: protein MKYLCLIYEEEAKLRALSKAELDALMVEHVAVTADIQKSGHYRCGEVLQPADRAATVRVRSGIVFTTDGPLAATKEQLGGFYLIDARDLNEAIQVAAKLPSARLGTIEVRPVLEV, encoded by the coding sequence ATGAAGTACCTGTGCCTGATCTATGAGGAGGAAGCGAAGCTGCGCGCCCTGTCCAAGGCCGAACTGGATGCGCTCATGGTGGAGCATGTTGCCGTCACCGCCGACATCCAGAAGAGCGGCCATTACCGCTGCGGCGAAGTCTTGCAGCCGGCAGACAGAGCCGCGACCGTGCGGGTTCGAAGCGGCATCGTCTTCACCACCGACGGGCCGTTAGCCGCAACCAAGGAGCAACTTGGCGGCTTTTACCTGATCGATGCGCGGGATCTGAATGAGGCCATCCAGGTGGCCGCGAAATTGCCGTCGGCGCGGCTGGGCACGATCGAGGTGCGGCCGGTGTTGGAGGTGTAG
- the tsaA gene encoding tRNA (N6-threonylcarbamoyladenosine(37)-N6)-methyltransferase TrmO codes for MDGTGYRIEPIGVIRSTLVDRKAAPRQGYEDAPEAWLELAPRVAAGLAGLTAGDEVIVLTWLHRAQRDVLQVHPRGNLEAPLTGVFATRSPDRPNPVGLHRVSVLDVAGLRVRVAPMEAIDGTPIVDIKPVLPRSADS; via the coding sequence ATGGACGGAACGGGCTATAGGATCGAGCCGATCGGCGTCATCCGTTCGACGCTCGTCGATCGCAAGGCGGCGCCACGCCAAGGCTACGAAGACGCGCCCGAAGCCTGGCTGGAGCTTGCGCCGCGGGTCGCGGCGGGATTGGCCGGCCTTACCGCCGGAGACGAGGTCATCGTGCTGACGTGGCTTCACCGGGCACAGCGTGACGTGCTTCAGGTGCATCCACGCGGAAATCTGGAGGCGCCGCTGACGGGCGTGTTTGCGACGCGGTCGCCGGATCGCCCCAATCCTGTGGGACTCCATCGGGTTTCGGTCTTGGATGTCGCAGGGCTTAGAGTAAGGGTTGCGCCGATGGAGGCCATCGACGGGACGCCCATCGTCGATATCAAGCCGGTGCTGCCCCGATCGGCAGACTCATAA